ATGCTGTACCTGCGATATCTAAATGCGCCCAGTTGTATTTTTTGGTGAATTTAGATAAGAAGCATGCTGCTGTAATCGTACCTGCAGCACGACCACCTAAGTTGGTAAAATCAGCGAATGGGCTTTCAAGTTGCTCTTGATAGTCATCCCATAGCGGAAGCTGCCATGCGCGGTCGCCACTTTGCTCAGACGCTTTAAGTAGGTCATGGGCAAGTGGGTTATGGTTAGATAGTAAGCCCGTTGCATGTGAACCCAGAGCAATAATACACGCACCCGTAAGTGTTGCTACGTCGACAACAGTATCTGGTTCGAAACGCTCAACATAAGTTAGGGCATCACACAGCACTAAACGACCTTCAGCATCAGTGTTTAACACTTCAACTGTTTGACCTGACATCGTTGTTAAAATATCACCAGGGCGATAAGCATTTGACCCTGGCATGTTTTCACAACCGGCTAAAACACCGACAACGTTGATAGGTAACTGCATTTGTACCAATGCGCGCATAGTACCAATAACACCCGCTGCACCACCCATATCGTATTTCATTTCGTCCATGGCTTCGCCAGGCTTGATTGAAATACCGCCTGAGTCAAAGGTTAAGCCTTTACCTACTAATACGATAGGTGATTGGTCTTTGTCGCCACCTTGATAGTTGATTACTGACATAACTGATTCATTAGCACTACCACGACCTACCGCTAAGTATGAATTCATGCCAAGCTCAGCCATTTTTTCTTCACCAATAATATCAACGCTTACATTATCGAAGTTATTAGCAAGCTCTTGTGCTTGTTCTCCTAAATACGCAGGGTTACAGATATTTGGTGGCATGTTGGCAACGTCTTTACATAATT
The nucleotide sequence above comes from Pseudoalteromonas shioyasakiensis. Encoded proteins:
- the pepA gene encoding leucyl aminopeptidase encodes the protein MEFSVKSGSPEKQRSACIVVGVYEPRRLSPIGEQLDKISDGYISNLLRRGDLEGKPGQVLLLHHVPNVLSERVLLVGCGKERELDDKQYKQIISKTINTLNETGSMEAVCFLTEQHVKSRDTYWKVRQAVETTQDCLYTFNQLKSKKSDPRRPLRKIVFNVPTRRELTIGESAIEHGLAIAAGSKLCKDVANMPPNICNPAYLGEQAQELANNFDNVSVDIIGEEKMAELGMNSYLAVGRGSANESVMSVINYQGGDKDQSPIVLVGKGLTFDSGGISIKPGEAMDEMKYDMGGAAGVIGTMRALVQMQLPINVVGVLAGCENMPGSNAYRPGDILTTMSGQTVEVLNTDAEGRLVLCDALTYVERFEPDTVVDVATLTGACIIALGSHATGLLSNHNPLAHDLLKASEQSGDRAWQLPLWDDYQEQLESPFADFTNLGGRAAGTITAACFLSKFTKKYNWAHLDIAGTAWRSGGKNKGATGRPVPMLTQYLLNRAGISEASHD